The genomic region GTAGGTGTACGAGGTCCAGTACGGGGCCGGGCCTGACAGGCTGGAGGCGTTACGGCCATCAGTGCACTTCTGTGAGGCGGGGGTCCAGGCCTCGGTGAGGCGGCGGTGGCCGTCGTAGGCGAAGCACTGGGTTTCGGCGCTGGTTCCCGCGACCGTGGTGGGGTCCGCGATGGAAGTGACATTGCCGGCTTCGTCGTAGGTGTAGTTGAGATCCTGCAGGACGTATGGAGCGGTCTGACTGTCCGTGTGACTGCGGGTAAGCCGCCCGGTGCCCTGTTCGTAAGTATTGGTGACGTAGGTCTTCTTATGGTCCTCGGTGTTGGCGGTGCCAAGGGTGAGTTGCAGAGGCTGACCGAGGGCGGTGTAGGAGGTGTCCAGGAGGTAGCCGGTGGCGCCGCCGATCGAGGTGACCTGGCCCAGTCCGTTGTAACCAAAGTCGATGATCTCGGAGGGTAGGCCGCCGAGGGCTGGTTCCTTGCTGTTCTGCAGGGTGCCGTCGAGGTTGTAGTAGTTGGTGTACCCCAGCACGGCTGGGGCTCCGGCCTTGACGAACGGGTCGTCGGCGGGCAGTTCCAGTTTGGAGGCCACGGGTCGGGAAAGGTTGTCGTAGTCGGTGACTGTGTCGGTGTAGGCCTGCCCGGTCTTGCCGCCGACATAGCGGGTGGAGGAGGTCGGCTTGCCCTTCAGGGCTGTGTCGTAGGTCTGGGCGGTGAGTTGGTTGGCGTCCGTCTTGGAACCGGCCCAGGTGCCGGTGAGGCGGCCGACCTCGTCGTATTCGCTCACGATGGACTTGCCGCGTGCATCAGTGGCCTTGATGACCTGGTCCAGCACGTTGTAGTCAGCTCGCGTGGTGCCCTTGTCCGGGTCTGAGGCGGACCTCTGCAGGCCGAACAGATCGTAGGTGTAGGACCACTCGGCGCCGTCTGGGCCGGTTATGGACTGCGGCTTGTCGTCCAGGGTGAAGCCGAACTTGGTGGAGGTGTAGGAAGTACCAACGCCGTCGCCGAACTCAGGGTCGGCGGGGGTCGTGCCCGCGTATTCGCGGGTCTCGATCGTGCGGCCACGGGCGTCGGTAACAGTGCGGGTGGCCGCGCCGCCCTCCAGGGCGGTGGTGGCCGTGGAGTTGCCGGTATAGCTGGTGGAGGTAGTCCACTTTTTGACGCCGAACACGAGCAGGGTGCTGCTCACTGTGCGGCCAGCGCCGTCGTAGGCGGTTGCTGTCTGGGTGGGCGCCTGGCCGTATTCGGCGCGGGTATAGGTGCCATTGGGCGCGGCTTCGGGGTCGAAGATGTCGGCGTATGTCTCGTAGGCGAGGCCGCGGGTGTCGTAGCGGGTGTCGGTCAGCAGCCGTCCGCCTTGCGGTGTCGGCGACTGGTTCTGCAGCGGGCGCAGCAGTGAGTCATAGATTGTGTAGTTGGTGTTGTAGCTCGTGCCGTCCTTCTTCAGCGTCGAGCTCGACACCCAGGACTCGTCCTTGTTGTCCAGGTGGTAGACGAACTTGCTGTTTGGAGCATCCCCGGAACTCGTCCGGTTGGGCAACCACACCGCGGTCAGACGTCCCAGCGCGTCGTAGGCGAGTTCGGTCTTCTTGTTGTTCGCGTCGTAGCTGCGCAGCACTGCGCTGCGGCGCGGGTCCAGGAAACTGACCGTCCGGTGACTTTTGGCGTTGGTGGTGATGGTCTGGGTCAGGGGGCCGGACGCCGTTGGGCTATAGGCGGTGGTGGTGACCTTGCCGTCCGCGTTGGTGGCAGAGGTCGGCCGTCCGAGGCTGTCGTAGGCGGTGGCGGTGACCTTCTGGAAAATCACCGTGTCCTTGGTGGGGTAGGCATTGGCGCGGCCACTCCAGGTGGCCAGTCCCTTGGTCGGCTTCATGTCCGCCGACCACGTCGCCGCACCGTCGTAGGCCGTGGCGGTGTCGGACAGCACATCGCCACGGCGCGATGAATCAGTGGGCAGGTCCAGGGTGGTGTTGGTGACTGAGCATGCTTTGCCCACGACGCGGGTGCGTGAGGTAAGACGGGTCAAACCGGCGTCGGTGTTTCGGGCGTACCAGTTGACGGTGCAGGTCTCGTCGCCACTGTTGGCGTCGTCGCCCAGATCCTCTACCTGCTGCGCCATGCCGAAGTTGTCGTAACCGGTCACCACCGAGTGTGCACGCCACTTCTTGGCCACGGTCAGGTAAGTGTGCGTGGTGGATTTCTTGGTGCGTACGAAGCGGGCTGCGTGGTCGGCCGCATCGGGCACGCTCTGGGTGGCGGTCTCCTTGGACCACGGCTCGTTGACCTGCGCGCTGATCGCCATGGCGCCGTCATAGGTAACCTGCTGGCGCAGTTGGCCCGCGTACGGGTCGCTGTCGGCGATACCGGCGATACCGAGGTCGGGAGCCGCTAGTGGTGCCAAGGTCACCGAGCGGGTGGTGCCGTCCTCTTTCTTGTCGCCGTCCATGCCCTGCAGGTAGAGGGAGACGGTCTTGGAGCGGTTCGTCTGGTCCGCACCGGTGTGCACGGTCACTTGCCGGTAGCCGCGCCAGTCCGACCAGGTTCGTTCGTCCTTGGGGGTGAAGGGGTCGTCGGCGTGGTGCCAGGCGGCACCGGTGTAGTCGTAGTCGTTGAGTACCGGCTCGTTGTTGGTCGCCGGGTCGGACACCATCACGGCCTGGACGCGGTACTTGTGAAACCAGTCGACTGACGCGTTCTCCCCGCCGTTGATGTGCCAGTACTGCGGATAGCACGAGCGGGTGTTGGCGTCTTGCGGGGCATCCAGCATTTCGCTGCGCTTGCACTCCGGTGCGGACAGCGTGACCTCAGTGATCGCTCCGGTCTCCGAGGTGATGGTGGAGATGCGGTGCCGCTTCATGGGCAGGATGTCGTCGGTACCGTCCACACGGTTCGGGCGCAGTTGATAGGTGAACGACACGGGGTTGACTGGTATATCGGTGCCGGCTTTGGCGGTGCGCTTGATCGACTCCAGGACCAGGACATGGTCGGTGGTGTCACCGATGTCGCCGGCGTCCTTGTAGTCCTGGGTGAGCGTCCAGGAGTCGACCGGGGCGTAGGTCTTCGTGGTGGTGGCCCACGAGTAGGCGTTGATGCCGGTGAGCCTCTTGCGAGAAAAGAAGGAGGGGCCGGCCGAGTTGCACTCCGTGTCGCCGTCCGAGCAGATCGCTTCGAAGGGAACGTCCGGCCAGTTCTTTGCCGTGTCCTTGGTCAGCTCGGCGCAGTCGGCGACGGTGCAGCGTTCGGCGTGCTCGAAGGTGACCTTCGCGTCGGCGTCGTCGGTGAACAGTGCGTCTTTGCGGAGCCCGTACTTGATCTCCTTGAGGTAACCGCCGCGGGTGTAGGAGGTGTTGGCGGTCTCTGCCTTGTTCTTCTTGTAGTGGTTGGTTTCCTTGGTGTACCAGTTGGTGGAGGCGTTGCCGCGGGTGTCCTCGACGTAGTCGAGGTTCCAGCGCCAGGCCTGGGTCTTGGACCGGTCACCGAAGGCACTGCCGCTGCTGTAGCCCGGTTCGCCGCTGTCGTCACCGAAGACCGGCACGGTCCAGGTGGAGTTGGTGCGCTGATCTGCCGCGCCGTCCAACGTGTTCAGGCCGAAGACGTACTTGGTGCCGTCGCCGGTGATGACGGTCCAGTACTCGCCGTTGTCGTCTCCGTTGTCAGCGCTGGTGGAGCGGGTGACCGTGGAAGCGTCATCATCGGCCAGCCGCCAAGTGCTGTCCCAGTCGCCGGAGATCTTAACTAGGCGGGTGGACTTTCCATTGAGGACCAACTGGGCGTTGTCATACTTCCAGCAGCTGTCGAAGACGTCCTCTTGCCCGTCGTCGTCGCAGCTTCCGTAAGTTCGCTCGATATAGGACTCGGTCAGGCTGAAGCCCTCGCCGATCGCGCTGCCCTGGTTGTTGGTGGTGGCGGTGCGACCATCGATACTGCCCGAGTCATACGACAGAGACAGCTCTGGAGCAGGTCCTGCGGCCGCGGACGGCATCGCGAAATCGTAGGACCAGGTGAACGAGCCTGAGCTGCTACCCGCCTGCCAGGCGGAGGACGGAGCCAGTTCCGTCGCAGAGTAGGTACCCAGGCCCGTTGGCGACTCGCCGCCCACAGCGGCAGCCGTCAGCGCGAACACCGTCCCAGGTGACGCAGCCGATGACAGCCGCGCCCTACCACCGCCGCTGGTCCCGGCCAGGGCGATCTGCGCCGACACCGACTGCTTCACGATGTCGTTGTCCGACTTCAGCGGGGTCTGCTCGCGGCAGGTTGCCTTGGTTGGCGTGGTCAACGCACAGGCAGGCAACTGCACTAGGCGCAGCCGCTGGGACCAGCCACCCCCCAGCGCGGTTGCGAAGTCGCTGTAGTCGACCTTGATTCGTGCCCTGCCCGGGTCGGCGACGGCCGCGGTGAACAGCACGCCCGTGACACCGGCCTTGTCAGCGGCCTTCTGACCCAAGACCGCGATGTCGGCTTTGCCTGCTGCCGGATCGCTGCGTTTCGCGCTCGTGGGTTCGAGCGAGACGGGTATCCCGGCGAGGGCGGCCTTGTCTGTCCTGCCCTCTCTCAGCGTCAGGGTTGCCGAACCCTGCTTCGGCCACGTGGCCTGCTGCTCTCGGCGCGCCTGCTTGCCTTGCGCGACGTTGGCCTTGCGGTCCTTGGCGGCGTGGGCGCGGGCCTCCTTCGCACCAAGCCCCTCGAATTCGCTGACCTTGCTGACCCGCTGCTTGGGAACGTCGGGCAGGCCCCTGCCGCTGCCATCCGCAGCAACAGCCGGCGTACCGAGCGATGCCTGCGCTACGGGGGCAATCAGGGCGAGGGACAGGGCAGGCACCACGATCCTGCGGCTCCAGCGCCGCCCGCCATCCCGCCGCCGTCTTGAGGTGCCTATGCCAAACGCCATTAGTTCTGCCCCACCCGGTTCCAAGAGAGAAGGTCGAAGTCATGTACACGGTCTGCCGCAGGCCGTGGCGGGGCAGCGCTACCCGCTGCCCCGCTTGGTTGCTCAGCCGCCGATGGTGGCGTCAATCTGTTCGGAGCCGGCCATCGCGCCCGCCCACAGCCGGACTTCCGCGACCCGGACCGGCAGATAGTGCTTCCATGCGTCGCCGTTGAAGGCTTTGCCCAGGGCGAAGTCGCCCGTGCCGAGCTTGACCGTGAACTCCTCGGCATCACCGTTTTGGTTGTGGCCGAGATACAGACTGATCGTCCCGTTCAAGGAGTTATAGATGCCGGTGAGACGGACCGAGGTATCGGGTGCGGCAGCCTCGTCGGAGACGACGGAACTGAATGTGCCGTCCGCGTTCAAGCGGCCGAAGTGCCACTTGCCGACCGAGACCGTCTTCTCCTCGAAGGTTTCGTCGTCCAGCACGGTCTCTTTGCCGGTGAGCTCGTACCAGATCCCCCACGCCGATCCGTCCGCGGTGCGCTGACCCAGAACCTGCCCGATGTAGCCGACGTCCTTATCCGCCAGTGCGGCTCCGTTGAGCCTCGCCACGGTGGAGACGGTGAAGGCCGCATGGTCGTACACCAGCGGGCCGTTCGCGGTGGCTGCATCGTCCACCCCGTCCAGCACGATCGCCGATCCGTCCAGCGATGCCCCGCTGCTCAGGGTCAGGGGCCTGCCGTAACCGGAGGTCGTGTCCGCAACCGTGGTGCCGCTGCCCCTGGACGCATCCCAGTCCGCCACCAATTCCGCCGCAGCAAAGGTCTGCGACGTCAGCAACTGGGCCTCCTCTGCGACCTCCTCGGGCTCCAGCGCCCTCTGCCACACCGCGACCTCATCGATCGAACCGGGCAGGTGATAGGTGTAGCTGCTCGTGAGCTGAAGCCTGCCGAACTGCAGCGGCTGATCGGTCGTAACGGACTGCGACACAGCGAGGGGGGTGCCTTGCCGTCGTCCGTCGACATAGAACACCTGCTCCCCCTTCACCGGGTCATAGGTGGCGGCAAGGTGCGTCCAGACATTGGCCTGCGCCTCATAGACCGAGTAGCGGCCCTGGTAGCCGGACGCGCCGACTGCGCGCACACCGAAATACCACTTCTTCGTGTCCGCCAAGTACCACAGGGCGAATGCATTGCCGTCCGGCCCGGTCTGCCCCAGGACAGTCGCAGGCTTGGTCAGGGAGTCCAAACGGACCCACGCCGAGAGGGTGTACGCAGAGCGGGTCTCCAACACAGGGCTCTGGGTCGCCGCGTAGCCGGTGCTACCGTTGAGGGCCAGGCCTTTGTCGGTGACTGCGTTCTCCAGTGGCAGCCCCTGCGCATCGTGGGTGATCAGCCCGCGGCGCCCTCGGTCATCACGGACGGCACCGCCGCCGAGCACTGCGTCGTGCCGGGTCGTGCCGCCGGCCGTGGCGGAGTCCTTCGCCGCGCCGCTGGCTTCGTCAAAACGCCAGCGCCCGATCGGCCCCTCGCCGGCAGCAACCAGGAACTCCACTGTGTTGTCGGCGCCAGGTCTGCCGCTTCCCACGTTGTCCACAGCGTGCACCTGCAGGGTATGCGTCCCCGATCGCTGAGGTGTGAACTCAACGCTCACCGTCGATCCAGTCTTACTGGTCCAGGTATCCTGGTCGGGCAATTTGTACTGGTAGCGGACGACGTTGGTATCCGTTGTGTCGGGGCTGAAGGTGAAGGTGGCCTTCTGCCCGGGGCCGCCATTGGGCATGCAGGCCTCGGCAGTGCACGCCCTATACGGATCGCTGATCGCGATCTGCGGGGCCTTGGGCGCTGAGGAGTCGACCTTGAAGTAGCACCAGCCGGTCGTCGTCGCGTTCGACGGCCCGGAAAGGAAGCTGTTGCCCCCGTTGTAGTAGGAGCGCACCCACGCCCGGTACCGGTACAGGGATCCGTCGTTGAGCGTCGACCAGGACAGGGCAAGTGCTCTGCCATCCCCCGCATAGCCGCTCGGCGGCATCAGGTCACCCGTGCCAGGGGGCGTCGTGTCCGACCAGGTCCCGTCGCTGGCGTTCTTCTGGTCGATGTCGTAGTTAATACGCAGTTGGGCGCCCGACTCTCCGCCCGCCTTGGTCTGTGTCGTCGCCCGCAGTAGCGGCCGCGGGTTTGACACGATTGCCTGATCAGTCTCGCTCTTCTCACACACTGTCCCGGTGCCGGCTGCCAGTCCGACACCGGTCGGCTTGTCCGGCAGGCCAACAAAGTCCACCTCGAGCACCGCGTCATTGCGGAACCGCTTCCAGGCTGAAGTGTCCGTCTCGTCGTGCGCCTTGACCATCAATGTGAGCCGGTCGAACTTTCCGGCCGCGAAGTCACGCACCGTCGGCGTCAGGTTCTCGTTCGACTCATCCGGGTTGTCGTTGAATTCGATCGGTGCGTCCGGCGAGTCCGGATCGCACAGCGACCCACGCCCAGCCGACACGAGGCGGTCTCCCATGGTGTCCCAGCCCCCTGGACGGGAAGCCCATGTGGTGGAGGAAGAGATGTTGTCCTTGGTGCGGATCAGATCCACCCAGCGCGGATCACACTGGAACGCCCATGGCTCAGTCACCCTGAAGGTCGTGTCCAGAACCCTCTTGCCCTTCAAACTGGCCGGCGAGAACTCGAAGTACAGGCGCTGCACATAGCCCGGCCCGCAGTAGTAGCCGTTCCATGTCCCGCACTTGCCCGCGCCTTTGCCCAGGTCGTCCTCGCCGTTGCCCCAGGCGTAGTCCTCATAACCGTCGGAGCGCAGCAATGTGCGCTCCGACTCCCCCCACGTCACGCTCGGGTCGATGAACAGCGGGAACTTCGATGCATCCGACTGGGCCAGCATCCCGGCGTCCGGGGTGACCGACAGCAATCCCTCGGTGACCTTCACGTCCATCCGCGCTACTGCATCGCCCTGGCCCGGCTCGACCCCTGAGCCCGACGGGGCGGACTCGGACGGGTCGGCGGGATCCCCTGCATCAGCCAATGCCCGCTGAGTCGAGGGCGCTTGATCCTTGGCAGCCTTGCCGGCCGAGTCCCACATCCGAGCCGGAGGTGCTTTGAAAACGGCGTTCCCGTCGGAATCTACCGCTGTCACGTTTCCGGCATTGCCTTCCCGGACCTTCAACCCTTCGGTCCTCAACCCGAAGGTGAGTTTCTCCAACTCCGCGCTTGCCGCGGCCTTGCGCGACTTGACCACCAGCACATGCTTGAAACTCTCAACGGTCGCCGTCACCTTCAGGTCGACGTCCGGAAACACCTCGGCATACAACGCACTGGCACCATCGAGTTTCGGTTCAGGCAGTGTGCCCGGCCACTCCAGTTCCAAGGACCGCCCCGTATGAGCGATTCGCGCCAACGGCTCCCGGTCGCCGCCACCGGAGAACACGATCTGCGGCGCGGCCGCCTTGGGCGCCACCGATCCATCCTCGCGTTTGACCAGCGTGGCATCGGGCAGTTGCCATCCCCCGCCGGGTTTGACCACCCGCACCGGAACCGACGACTCCTGCAAGGTGAAGGTGTAACCGTCCGGGTTGGCGAACACGGTTGTCCGCTCGGAACGCTCGCCCGTGACCTCCACCCGCTTGCCGGATTCGGCCGCCTCGGACAGGGCAGTCTGCCCTTCCGACAACTCAGCAGATTCGGCTTCCGGAACGGCCGCCTGCGCGTCCGCCAACGGCACTACAAGCGGGGACAGCAGTGCCATGAAGGCCACAGCCGCCACACCGGCGCTGCCCCGGGATGAACGTCTTTTTCGTACCTGGACACACCGGTACCCCCACCCGTACTCCACAGTCCCCACCCCAGAGTCACAAACAATTCACGAGCGCAGCGAGTTAACGCCTCATCAGTTCCACAAGTCAAGGATCCTGCAGCACAATCAGAAGTCACAGGTGCCGCCTGACCTGCATATTTACACAGATTCGTCCGGGTTAGCGATCACCCTCTAACCAGACCACCTCAACTACTCCGGGTAGCGCTCTTCGGGCAAAACCAGCCGAATCCCGCCTCGATCTTCAGAGATCACTCCTTCGCTGCAAACTTGCCCCAGGGACCTAGTCCACAGGCAAGTTCATGACCGAGTTCCACCCGGCAGCGCCGTTCAGATCTGGCCACGCCAACGGGAGTCTTGGCTCCTTCCTTACTGGCTGCGACGACTACATGGCCGTGACGGGAACCTCGGTAGAACCTGCGCAGACATCATGTAGTTGCCGAGCGAGCGTCGCCGTGAATCGCTCGTCGTCGCAGCCTGCGAGGGTCCCCGAGTGCGAGCTGACCAACTCCAATAACAGGACAAGGACGGTCGAGGTACCAGCCTGCAACCGCCCCGTGCACGCTCCGCTCCATCGGAGGATGTCCCGAGAAGTCCCGTTCAAGGTAGGGCTTTTGCTGTCCGCTGCAGCAGGATCACGACCGTGGCCAGGTAGATCGCGTTCTCCTGGCTGGTGGTCAAGTACTCGTAGTCCCTGGAAAGTCTCAGGTACCGGGCCAGCCTGGCAGAACTCCGCTCGATCACCCAACGGCGCGGAACCACCGTGAACATCGGCACCTCACGTGGTGGAGCGTCGGCCTTGCCCCAGGTACTGCGGAAGTCGGCGTTCTTGCGCAGCACGGCCTGGATGGTGATCCCGCCTCTTCCAGGACCCAGGCCAGGAAGTCCCGGCCGCGGTAGTCCTGGTCGGCCCACAGATGCCGCAGCCGCGGAAACTTCCCGGCACAGCGGGCAAATGGCACCATGGCGCCGTCCCGGTCACTGACGTTCGCCGGGCTGAACACAGACGGCCAGGGCCAAGTCTAAAACCGACGATCACCCGCCATGCTCCGTGGCCCCTACCCGTCCCTCCGCGAACTGGCGCGTCCTCGTTGCCGACGGCACCCGCCGAAGGCTGGTCTTCCAGTCACGCCGACCGAACCAGCAAAAATCCAGCAACCGGAAACCCCCGCCCGGATTCAACTACCGGACCGCAACGCCCTGACCTGCGCAAACACTTTTTCGCAACTCGTGAACCGAGGCCCTGAACGTTTCGCCACAACATACGAATCCAAGCAACAAATCGCCCCCTGACCTGCACGAACGCAGACCAGTGGGCGATTCGAGGTGAAACTAAACGTTGAAGCGGAACTCCACCACATCCCCGTCCTGCATCACATAGTCCTTGCCCTCCATACGGGCCTTGCCCTTGGCGCGGGCCTCCGCGACCGAGCCCGTTTCCACCAGGTCGGCGAAGGAGATGACCTCCGCCTTGATGAAGCCCTTCTGGAAGTCGGTGTGGATGACTCCGGCGGCCTCGGGGGCGGTGGCGCCCTTCTTGATGGTCCAGGCTCGGGATTCCTTGGGGCCTGCCGTGAGGTACGTCTGCAGGCCGAGGGTGGTGAAGCCGACGCGGGCCAGCGTGGCGAGGCCGGGCTCCTCCGCGCCGACGGACTGGAGGAGCTCCAGGGCGTCCTCCTCGTCGAGCTCGGCGAGGTCCTGCTCCAGCTTGGCGTTGAGGAAGATCGCCTCGGCAGGGGCGACCAGCGCACTCTGCTCGGCCTTGAACGCGTCGTCCGTCAGCTCGTCCTCGTCGACGTTGAACACGTACAGGAACGGCTTGACGGTGAGCAGGTGCAGGTCGTGGAGGAGAGCCTCCTGGTCCGAGTCCTGCTTGATGCCCGCGGCGAAGAGGGTCTGGCCGGCGTCCAGGATCTCCTTGGCCGCCTCGACCGCCGCCACCTTCGGCGCGATGTCCTTCTTGATCCGCGACTCCTTCTGGAGTCGCGGCAGGACCTTCTCGATGGTCTGCAGGTCCGCGAGGATCAGCTCGGTGTTGATCGTCTCGATGTCGTCCTTCGGCGAGACCTTGCCGTCCACGTGCACGACGTTCTCGTCCTTGAAGGCGCGGATGACCTGGCAGATCGCGTCGGACTCGCGGATGTTCGCGAGGAACTTGTTGCCGAGGCCCTCGCCCTCGCTCGCGCCGCGCACGATGCCCGCGATATCGACGAAGTCGACCGTCGCCGGGAGGATCTTCTGGGAGCTGAAGATCTCCGCCAGCTTCGCCAGGCGGGGGTCGGGGACGCCGACCACGCCGACGTTCGGCTCGATCGTGGCGAACGGGTAGTTGGCCGCCAGCACGTCGTTCTTGGTCAGGGCGTTGAACAGGGTCGACTTGCCGACATTCGGCAGACCGACGATTCCGATCGTGAGCGACACGTTGCGACTTCCCGTACGTAAGGGTGGAGGACGAGCCAGACGATCCACCAGTCTACGGCGTTCCGCGCCCCGCACCGGCGACGTATCGAACGCTTGCCCAAGGTCGGCGAAAGCGCGTGTCCCAGGGCCTGTTCCACACATAACCCGACCTAAGTTGGACCTGTGGAGCAACACAGAACTCGTACCCCTCAGTCACCGCCGCTGCGACGCGGCGCGCCCCTTCCCCCGCAGGCCGGACGGGGTGGAGCCCGTACGACCCGGCAGGCCGGGGCCGGTGTCCCGCGGACCGCGCCGGCCGTGTCACCGCTCGTGCAGGCCGTACGCCGGTTTCCGAACCCCCGGCTCACCGGGCTGGGCAGCGGGCTGTTCTGTGCCGCGTCGATGTTCGCGCTGGCCTGTCTCGACGCACTGCTGTTCGGGGCCTCGCCCGTCGTCTACGGGGTGCTGTTCCTGCCGGTGTGCGCCTTGACGGCGGTGTGGGTGCGGCGGGCCGACCTCGTCACGGCGGTCGTCGCCGTGCCGATCTCCTTCGCCGTCGGACTGCTGCCGATCGCCGACAGCGACGGGGGGTTCTTCGGGCGGGTGATGGGGCTGGTCACCGCACTCGCGCTGCACGCCGGGTGGCTGTACGGAGGCACGCTGGTCGCCGGGCTCATCGTCACCGTACGGAAGCTGCGGATGATGAGCCGTCGTGCCGCGCAGCGGCGCCGAACCGCCTGACGGTCAATCCCCCTGGGGCGGTCGGCGCCCGGCTCGCCGGACAGGCCTCGCCGGCGGTTGTGGCTAGGCCGACTTCGCCGCCCGCATCGCCGCCCCCACGATGCCCGCGTTGTTCTGCAGTTGGGCCGGGACGATCTCGGCCTTGATGTCCTCGATCAGGGGCAGGAACTTGTGGGACTTGCGGCTGACGCCGCCGCCGATGATGAACAGCTCGGGCGAGAAGAGCATCTCCACATGGGCCAGGTACTTCTGGACGCGCCGGGCCCAGTGCTCCCAGGTGAGGTCGTGGTCCTCCTTGGCCTTGGTGGACGCGTGCTTCTCCGCGTCGTGGCCGTTCAGCTCCAGGTGGCCCAGCTCCGTGTTCGGCACGAGGACGCCGTCCACGAAGAGGGCGCTGCCGATACCCGTACCGAACGTGAGGAGGATGACCGTGCCCTGGCGGTCGCGGCCCGCGCCGAACTGCATTTCGGCGACGCCCGCCGCGTCCGCGTCGTTCAGCACGGTCACCG from Streptomyces sp. NBC_00878 harbors:
- a CDS encoding RHS repeat-associated core domain-containing protein, with the protein product MPALSLALIAPVAQASLGTPAVAADGSGRGLPDVPKQRVSKVSEFEGLGAKEARAHAAKDRKANVAQGKQARREQQATWPKQGSATLTLREGRTDKAALAGIPVSLEPTSAKRSDPAAGKADIAVLGQKAADKAGVTGVLFTAAVADPGRARIKVDYSDFATALGGGWSQRLRLVQLPACALTTPTKATCREQTPLKSDNDIVKQSVSAQIALAGTSGGGRARLSSAASPGTVFALTAAAVGGESPTGLGTYSATELAPSSAWQAGSSSGSFTWSYDFAMPSAAAGPAPELSLSYDSGSIDGRTATTNNQGSAIGEGFSLTESYIERTYGSCDDDGQEDVFDSCWKYDNAQLVLNGKSTRLVKISGDWDSTWRLADDDASTVTRSTSADNGDDNGEYWTVITGDGTKYVFGLNTLDGAADQRTNSTWTVPVFGDDSGEPGYSSGSAFGDRSKTQAWRWNLDYVEDTRGNASTNWYTKETNHYKKNKAETANTSYTRGGYLKEIKYGLRKDALFTDDADAKVTFEHAERCTVADCAELTKDTAKNWPDVPFEAICSDGDTECNSAGPSFFSRKRLTGINAYSWATTTKTYAPVDSWTLTQDYKDAGDIGDTTDHVLVLESIKRTAKAGTDIPVNPVSFTYQLRPNRVDGTDDILPMKRHRISTITSETGAITEVTLSAPECKRSEMLDAPQDANTRSCYPQYWHINGGENASVDWFHKYRVQAVMVSDPATNNEPVLNDYDYTGAAWHHADDPFTPKDERTWSDWRGYRQVTVHTGADQTNRSKTVSLYLQGMDGDKKEDGTTRSVTLAPLAAPDLGIAGIADSDPYAGQLRQQVTYDGAMAISAQVNEPWSKETATQSVPDAADHAARFVRTKKSTTHTYLTVAKKWRAHSVVTGYDNFGMAQQVEDLGDDANSGDETCTVNWYARNTDAGLTRLTSRTRVVGKACSVTNTTLDLPTDSSRRGDVLSDTATAYDGAATWSADMKPTKGLATWSGRANAYPTKDTVIFQKVTATAYDSLGRPTSATNADGKVTTTAYSPTASGPLTQTITTNAKSHRTVSFLDPRRSAVLRSYDANNKKTELAYDALGRLTAVWLPNRTSSGDAPNSKFVYHLDNKDESWVSSSTLKKDGTSYNTNYTIYDSLLRPLQNQSPTPQGGRLLTDTRYDTRGLAYETYADIFDPEAAPNGTYTRAEYGQAPTQTATAYDGAGRTVSSTLLVFGVKKWTTSTSYTGNSTATTALEGGAATRTVTDARGRTIETREYAGTTPADPEFGDGVGTSYTSTKFGFTLDDKPQSITGPDGAEWSYTYDLFGLQRSASDPDKGTTRADYNVLDQVIKATDARGKSIVSEYDEVGRLTGTWAGSKTDANQLTAQTYDTALKGKPTSSTRYVGGKTGQAYTDTVTDYDNLSRPVASKLELPADDPFVKAGAPAVLGYTNYYNLDGTLQNSKEPALGGLPSEIIDFGYNGLGQVTSIGGATGYLLDTSYTALGQPLQLTLGTANTEDHKKTYVTNTYEQGTGRLTRSHTDSQTAPYVLQDLNYTYDEAGNVTSIADPTTVAGTSAETQCFAYDGHRRLTEAWTPASQKCTDGRNASSLSGPAPYWTSYTYNSAGQRTSETKHQSGGDTKTTYCYKSAQPHALTGTSTKADCTSPDRSYQYNATGDTLKRPGTAGNTQDLAWSEEGKLTKLTENGKATDYLYDTTGELLIRNTQDGERILYAGTTELHLKADGTLWAQRYYAAGGMTVAVRTNESGTSKLSYLTGDHHGTSSLTISADSSQTVSKRYMTAFGAERGKPAGAAWPDDKGFLGKTNDTTTGLTHIGAREYDPAVGQFISVDPLLTLDQQQSLNGYAYANNNPATYSDPTGQKIACGPGTDTPCPKDDSNGDGVTNPGSPNTNRPGSGTSSSGSNGGGGGSVEYPAPAPSGGCGFWDVKCGWNDLWKSDCGFWDVKCSLHENYEAWKTVLAPDTEDLEGCGRGELDGCGWLIAGFLPAGKLKKLSKLLDGGEDAKKAAKKIDEAIELVGQIPYGEGHLSSAVQLQRILDNKKNGNYASALLDDGTTLVAHSDSTMHSEEYLLERAGKRKIVAAYSERAPCDSGHNCASQLRTAGVKNVSWSFPWNGIGDAGRAKTNRDLTAAVKNLFNGK
- a CDS encoding LamG-like jellyroll fold domain-containing protein, coding for MALLSPLVVPLADAQAAVPEAESAELSEGQTALSEAAESGKRVEVTGERSERTTVFANPDGYTFTLQESSVPVRVVKPGGGWQLPDATLVKREDGSVAPKAAAPQIVFSGGGDREPLARIAHTGRSLELEWPGTLPEPKLDGASALYAEVFPDVDLKVTATVESFKHVLVVKSRKAAASAELEKLTFGLRTEGLKVREGNAGNVTAVDSDGNAVFKAPPARMWDSAGKAAKDQAPSTQRALADAGDPADPSESAPSGSGVEPGQGDAVARMDVKVTEGLLSVTPDAGMLAQSDASKFPLFIDPSVTWGESERTLLRSDGYEDYAWGNGEDDLGKGAGKCGTWNGYYCGPGYVQRLYFEFSPASLKGKRVLDTTFRVTEPWAFQCDPRWVDLIRTKDNISSSTTWASRPGGWDTMGDRLVSAGRGSLCDPDSPDAPIEFNDNPDESNENLTPTVRDFAAGKFDRLTLMVKAHDETDTSAWKRFRNDAVLEVDFVGLPDKPTGVGLAAGTGTVCEKSETDQAIVSNPRPLLRATTQTKAGGESGAQLRINYDIDQKNASDGTWSDTTPPGTGDLMPPSGYAGDGRALALSWSTLNDGSLYRYRAWVRSYYNGGNSFLSGPSNATTTGWCYFKVDSSAPKAPQIAISDPYRACTAEACMPNGGPGQKATFTFSPDTTDTNVVRYQYKLPDQDTWTSKTGSTVSVEFTPQRSGTHTLQVHAVDNVGSGRPGADNTVEFLVAAGEGPIGRWRFDEASGAAKDSATAGGTTRHDAVLGGGAVRDDRGRRGLITHDAQGLPLENAVTDKGLALNGSTGYAATQSPVLETRSAYTLSAWVRLDSLTKPATVLGQTGPDGNAFALWYLADTKKWYFGVRAVGASGYQGRYSVYEAQANVWTHLAATYDPVKGEQVFYVDGRRQGTPLAVSQSVTTDQPLQFGRLQLTSSYTYHLPGSIDEVAVWQRALEPEEVAEEAQLLTSQTFAAAELVADWDASRGSGTTVADTTSGYGRPLTLSSGASLDGSAIVLDGVDDAATANGPLVYDHAAFTVSTVARLNGAALADKDVGYIGQVLGQRTADGSAWGIWYELTGKETVLDDETFEEKTVSVGKWHFGRLNADGTFSSVVSDEAAAPDTSVRLTGIYNSLNGTISLYLGHNQNGDAEEFTVKLGTGDFALGKAFNGDAWKHYLPVRVAEVRLWAGAMAGSEQIDATIGG
- a CDS encoding transposase, coding for MLRKNADFRSTWGKADAPPREVPMFTVVPRRWVIERSSARLARYLRLSRDYEYLTTSQENAIYLATVVILLQRTAKALP